Genomic segment of Brevibacillus laterosporus:
ACTGGTGTAGGAGCTAGTGAACACTCTTTTTTTGTCTGCTACATTGGTATCTACATTCAAACGATTCTGTCTTAAAAATTGTGCTATCTCCCAAGGATTGGTTACCACTACTGGCTTTATCATGTTCTTGCTTGTCGTGTAGCATTTTTTATTTATCATCCGAATGTCCGCTTCTGCCTTGGTCATGTACTTGGAAATATAAGCCCCTACGTTGTCTACATGCTCGATTGCATTGATTTTTACGTATCCTTGTCCCCATATCTCATATAACTTTTTCTTAGGAACATAAGGAAGGTCTGACATCATGTGATAGTGTACCGCTCCACGCCCTTGGAACTCTGTTACGACTATGTATCTAAATTTACCGTACTTGCGTCTCATTCGCTGTATAAACTGTTTAAAATCCTTCTGTGCTGTCTCTACATCCGTCATGTT
This window contains:
- a CDS encoding protein Rep, which produces MTKHKCSNMRLVIAGDIIRLRRYEKPVYSGFIRHRQVLAVEEETLTDEMVADLDKAIDNERDKMLDKSLDSRARSNKRARREVINLVNANFDRYSKFITLTYEENMTDVETAQKDFKQFIQRMRRKYGKFRYIVVTEFQGRGAVHYHMMSDLPYVPKKKLYEIWGQGYVKINAIEHVDNVGAYISKYMTKAEADIRMINKKCYTTSKNMIKPVVVTNPWEIAQFLRQNRLNVDTNVADKKRVFTSSYTSEHYGNIIDIEFNLTPNSDFRLN